One Thalassospira marina DNA window includes the following coding sequences:
- a CDS encoding FadR/GntR family transcriptional regulator, translated as MKIADPAWRSGASVACDKIGRAIVAGRFPEHTRLPKEAELAAEFAISRNTLREAMKALAAKSLIEIAPRRGTLVLPRSRWNILDRDVAEWAAQIFINDPGFMNELLAFRRLLEPAAAEAAALHATPDEAADIQAAYQEMERAVEIDELEVWVHVDIEFHKAVFRASHNRFIQSVADSVIHALRTSFLAVSNQPSSYAQNLQNHKILADAIERKDSKAAKLTAEKLIETTADVQRKMLR; from the coding sequence ATGAAAATAGCTGACCCCGCATGGAGATCCGGCGCATCGGTTGCGTGTGACAAAATTGGCCGTGCCATTGTTGCCGGCCGGTTCCCCGAACATACGCGCCTGCCCAAGGAAGCCGAACTGGCCGCCGAATTTGCCATTTCGCGCAACACCCTGCGCGAGGCAATGAAGGCACTGGCGGCCAAATCGCTGATCGAAATTGCCCCGCGCCGTGGCACGCTGGTTTTGCCGCGATCACGCTGGAATATCCTTGATCGCGATGTTGCCGAATGGGCCGCGCAGATTTTTATCAATGATCCCGGTTTCATGAATGAATTGCTGGCATTCCGCCGCCTTTTGGAACCTGCCGCCGCCGAGGCTGCCGCCCTGCACGCCACGCCTGACGAAGCAGCCGACATCCAGGCCGCCTATCAGGAAATGGAACGTGCCGTTGAAATCGACGAGCTGGAAGTTTGGGTGCATGTGGATATCGAATTCCACAAGGCGGTTTTCAGGGCATCCCATAACCGTTTCATCCAGTCGGTGGCCGATTCTGTCATCCATGCCCTGCGCACCAGTTTCCTGGCGGTTAGCAACCAGCCCAGCAGCTACGCCCAGAATTTGCAGAACCATAAAATTCTGGCCGATGCCATTGAACGCAAAGATTCCAAAGCCGCCAAACTGACCGCGGAAAAACTGATCGAAACCACCGCCGATGTGCAGCGGAAGATGCTTCGATAA
- a CDS encoding Bug family tripartite tricarboxylate transporter substrate binding protein translates to MTKPVEEMMKKVTTLAILAASVLASSPAFAEYPERPITLIVPWSAGGGTDAVGRTIAEGLQEKLGKPVNVVNRTGAGGVVGHTAMADADADGYTIGLATAEITTYKSMGTSQITYQDLTPIGLVNFDASAFNVAADSDWEDVKSALADIKANPGKYKMSGFPVGAAYHLAFSGFLNDNGIDPKSVPVVPSQGAAPGFQELAAGGVDIVPSSLPEAIPMRQAKRVKTLAVLSDKRLDAFPDVPTVEEAIGKKAVGGTWRGIVTPKGVPDEVAKKLEAALKTVVESSAYTDFMSKRGFGVKWLPAADFEEFMKNADESNAAVIKKLGLGE, encoded by the coding sequence ATGACCAAACCAGTGGAGGAAATGATGAAAAAAGTTACGACCCTTGCCATTCTTGCAGCATCTGTTCTGGCAAGCAGCCCGGCCTTTGCCGAATATCCTGAACGCCCGATCACGCTGATCGTGCCTTGGTCCGCCGGTGGTGGCACCGATGCCGTCGGCCGCACCATTGCCGAAGGCCTGCAGGAAAAACTTGGCAAGCCGGTTAATGTGGTGAACCGCACCGGGGCGGGTGGCGTTGTTGGCCATACGGCCATGGCCGATGCCGATGCTGATGGCTACACCATCGGGCTGGCAACGGCTGAAATCACCACCTACAAATCAATGGGCACCTCGCAGATCACCTATCAGGACCTTACCCCAATCGGTCTTGTGAACTTCGATGCATCGGCATTCAACGTTGCCGCGGATAGCGACTGGGAAGATGTCAAATCCGCCCTGGCCGATATCAAAGCCAATCCCGGCAAATATAAAATGTCGGGCTTTCCGGTGGGCGCGGCCTATCACCTCGCCTTTTCGGGTTTCCTGAATGACAATGGCATTGACCCCAAATCGGTTCCGGTTGTGCCCAGCCAGGGTGCGGCACCGGGTTTCCAGGAACTGGCCGCTGGTGGCGTTGATATCGTGCCGTCATCCCTTCCCGAAGCCATCCCGATGCGCCAGGCCAAACGGGTAAAGACCCTGGCCGTTCTGTCGGACAAACGCCTTGATGCCTTCCCCGATGTTCCGACCGTGGAAGAAGCGATTGGCAAAAAGGCCGTTGGTGGCACCTGGCGCGGCATTGTAACGCCCAAGGGTGTGCCCGATGAAGTTGCCAAAAAGCTTGAAGCAGCCCTGAAAACGGTTGTTGAATCATCGGCCTATACCGATTTCATGAGCAAACGCGGCTTTGGCGTGAAATGGCTTCCGGCGGCAGATTTCGAGGAATTCATGAAAAACGCCGATGAAAGCAACGCTGCCGTGATCAAGAAACTTGGTCTTGGCGAATAA
- a CDS encoding tripartite tricarboxylate transporter TctB family protein gives MKINDALFGIVFVIVASAILITVQSFPTLPDQPYGPATFPTIIAIIMLLGGIALCISGYRERAHQPLIQIAAIMKTRDGLVRMASVPVFMVLYILLSKPVGFPIVVPVLLAAFLTITTRKWLLSVVIAVATTAALWLFFVDFLMVSLPLGILTKVIY, from the coding sequence ATGAAAATCAACGATGCCCTTTTCGGGATCGTCTTTGTCATCGTGGCAAGCGCGATCCTGATCACGGTGCAATCGTTTCCGACCCTGCCGGACCAGCCCTATGGTCCGGCAACCTTCCCCACAATCATTGCCATCATCATGTTGCTGGGCGGCATTGCATTGTGCATTTCCGGGTATCGGGAACGGGCACACCAACCCCTGATCCAGATTGCTGCCATCATGAAAACCCGCGACGGCCTTGTGCGCATGGCCTCGGTGCCGGTCTTCATGGTGCTTTACATCCTGCTAAGCAAACCTGTCGGCTTTCCCATTGTCGTGCCGGTTCTGCTTGCTGCCTTCCTGACCATCACCACACGCAAATGGCTGTTATCGGTTGTCATTGCCGTGGCGACCACTGCGGCACTGTGGCTGTTTTTCGTCGATTTCCTGATGGTTTCCCTGCCGCTCGGTATCCTGACAAAGGTGATTTACTGA
- a CDS encoding tripartite tricarboxylate transporter permease — MDVFYSALEQVFRPDVLLIILGSSIYGIVIGAIPGLTATMGTALLVPITFFMDPIPAIGAIVSATTMAIFAGDIPGALLRIPGTPASAAYTDEAYQMREKGLVELALGTNVICSMIGGLVGVLVLVLAAPQIAEFSLMFSSYEYFWLAVLGLSCAIMVSRGSAIKSTLSLTIGLMLSMIGIDVVMGIKRFTFGDTELVGGISIIPTLIGMFAITEILRKIGELRELPPVPPVHVSRMMSGVGSSIWKYKGGITRSSLLGTMIGALPGAGADIAAWVSYAVSKKFSKTPEKYGTGHIEGIVSASSANNAALSGAYVPTLVFGIPGDTITAILIGVLLMKGITPGPMVFVMDAGLVNAIFMVFVLANIIMVPIGIGAVLMSRHVLGIPQAILFPIILLFCVIGAYAANNTLFDVWVMLVVGLVAYVLEENDFPLAPMILALILGPLIEENFMKSMIKADGNLLDFFSRPVSGTLGVVTLAIWAVLIVMSLRNRHRKQTADIPA; from the coding sequence ATGGATGTTTTTTATTCCGCGCTAGAGCAGGTATTTCGCCCCGATGTGTTGCTGATCATTCTGGGATCATCGATTTACGGCATTGTCATTGGTGCCATTCCCGGCCTGACGGCAACGATGGGCACGGCACTGCTGGTGCCGATCACGTTTTTCATGGACCCGATCCCCGCGATTGGGGCCATCGTTTCGGCCACGACCATGGCGATTTTTGCCGGTGACATTCCCGGTGCGCTTTTGCGTATTCCCGGTACCCCGGCATCGGCGGCCTATACCGACGAAGCCTATCAGATGCGCGAAAAGGGGCTGGTTGAGCTGGCCCTTGGCACCAATGTGATCTGTTCCATGATCGGCGGGCTGGTTGGTGTGCTGGTTCTGGTACTGGCTGCACCGCAAATTGCCGAATTTTCCCTGATGTTTTCCAGCTATGAATATTTCTGGCTGGCCGTTCTGGGCCTTTCCTGCGCGATCATGGTGTCACGCGGTTCGGCGATTAAAAGCACATTGTCACTGACCATCGGCTTGATGCTGTCGATGATCGGGATCGATGTGGTGATGGGCATCAAACGTTTTACCTTTGGTGATACCGAACTGGTGGGCGGCATTTCCATTATTCCCACCCTGATCGGCATGTTCGCCATTACCGAAATTTTGCGCAAAATTGGCGAATTGCGTGAATTGCCCCCCGTACCGCCGGTGCATGTATCGCGCATGATGTCGGGCGTTGGATCATCGATCTGGAAATATAAGGGCGGGATTACCCGGTCATCCCTGCTGGGCACCATGATTGGCGCACTGCCCGGTGCCGGGGCCGATATTGCCGCCTGGGTTTCCTATGCGGTATCCAAAAAGTTTTCCAAAACACCGGAAAAATACGGCACCGGCCATATCGAAGGCATTGTTTCGGCATCCAGCGCCAATAACGCCGCCCTGTCGGGTGCCTATGTGCCGACACTGGTTTTTGGCATTCCCGGCGATACCATTACCGCCATTCTGATTGGTGTTTTGCTGATGAAGGGCATTACACCGGGACCAATGGTGTTTGTCATGGATGCCGGGCTGGTGAATGCCATTTTCATGGTGTTTGTGCTGGCCAATATCATCATGGTGCCCATCGGCATTGGGGCGGTTTTGATGTCGCGCCATGTGCTGGGCATTCCGCAAGCCATCCTGTTTCCCATCATCCTGCTGTTTTGCGTGATCGGTGCCTATGCCGCAAACAATACCCTGTTTGATGTGTGGGTGATGCTGGTGGTGGGGCTTGTCGCCTATGTGCTTGAGGAAAACGATTTCCCGCTGGCCCCCATGATCCTGGCGCTGATTTTGGGACCATTGATTGAAGAAAACTTCATGAAATCCATGATCAAGGCCGATGGCAACCTGCTGGACTTTTTCAGCCGGCCGGTCAGCGGCACGCTGGGGGTTGTGACACTGGCAATCTGGGCGGTGCTGATCGTGATGTCGCTGCGTAATCGCCATCGCAAGCAAACCGCCGATATCCCGGCATAA
- a CDS encoding SDR family NAD(P)-dependent oxidoreductase, translated as MTRTIVIIGGSSGIGHAIACGFTRQENSHVIATGIEASAPEGFAGDLLEFQSLDVGNTAAVKAFFSTLDRLDVLVNCAGIIRRNGEEFTASGFEQVIDINLNGTLRCCEAAKPLLARNGGCIINTASMLTFFGSAFSPAYSASKGGIGQLTRSLASAWASENIRVNAIAPGWIKTDLTAALEKNTERSAQIIARTPMQRWGNPDDLVGPALFLASDAAGFVTGALLPVDGGYSAN; from the coding sequence ATGACTAGAACAATCGTTATCATTGGCGGCTCCAGCGGGATTGGCCATGCCATTGCGTGTGGCTTTACCCGCCAGGAAAACAGCCACGTTATTGCAACCGGTATCGAGGCATCGGCCCCCGAAGGCTTTGCCGGTGACCTGCTGGAATTCCAGTCGCTTGATGTTGGTAACACCGCTGCCGTAAAGGCCTTTTTCTCGACCCTTGACCGGCTTGATGTGCTGGTGAATTGCGCCGGTATCATCCGCCGCAATGGCGAGGAATTTACTGCCAGCGGCTTTGAACAGGTGATTGATATCAACCTCAATGGCACCCTGCGCTGCTGCGAGGCGGCAAAACCGCTTCTGGCACGCAATGGCGGCTGCATTATCAATACTGCCTCGATGCTGACCTTTTTTGGCAGTGCGTTTTCCCCGGCCTATTCGGCATCCAAAGGCGGCATCGGGCAATTGACCCGTTCGCTTGCCAGTGCCTGGGCCAGCGAAAATATCCGCGTTAATGCCATTGCACCGGGCTGGATCAAAACCGACCTGACCGCCGCCCTTGAGAAAAACACCGAACGCAGTGCGCAAATCATTGCCCGCACTCCGATGCAACGCTGGGGCAACCCCGATGATCTGGTGGGACCGGCATTGTTTCTGGCATCTGATGCGGCCGGTTTTGTAACCGGCGCACTTTTACCTGTTGATGGCGGCTATAGCGCCAACTAG
- a CDS encoding RraA family protein has product MTEFENDSALFTTLKTELFTAVIGDVLDQMGLTRQFLPAEIAPLVPGTKIAGRAMPVLEADIFDNGHPASNGPLANKPFGLMLEALDDLRENEIYIATGASLRYALWGELMSTRALHLKAAGAILDGYVRDAQGIRDLGFPAFCRGIYAQDQGPRGKVIDFRCTIEIGGVKIAPGTLLFGDEEGVLAIPREAEAEAITRALEKVKSENIVADAIKGGMSATDAFATYGVM; this is encoded by the coding sequence ATGACCGAATTTGAAAATGACAGCGCCCTTTTTACCACCCTGAAAACCGAGCTTTTCACCGCTGTAATCGGTGATGTGCTTGACCAGATGGGCCTGACCCGTCAGTTCCTGCCCGCTGAAATTGCCCCACTGGTGCCGGGCACCAAAATTGCCGGGCGGGCAATGCCCGTGCTGGAGGCCGACATTTTCGATAACGGCCATCCGGCTTCCAACGGCCCGCTTGCCAACAAGCCCTTTGGCCTGATGCTTGAGGCACTGGATGATTTGCGGGAAAACGAAATCTATATCGCCACCGGTGCGTCGCTTCGCTATGCGCTGTGGGGGGAGCTTATGTCCACCCGCGCCCTGCATTTAAAGGCAGCCGGTGCCATTCTTGATGGCTATGTTCGTGATGCACAGGGCATTCGCGATTTGGGCTTTCCTGCCTTTTGCCGGGGCATTTACGCCCAGGACCAGGGACCGCGCGGCAAGGTGATTGATTTTCGCTGCACCATTGAAATTGGTGGTGTGAAGATTGCACCGGGTACGCTTTTGTTTGGTGATGAAGAAGGCGTTCTTGCCATCCCGCGTGAGGCCGAGGCCGAAGCCATTACCCGCGCCCTGGAAAAAGTGAAAAGCGAAAACATCGTTGCCGATGCCATCAAAGGCGGCATGAGCGCGACCGATGCCTTCGCCACCTATGGCGTTATGTAA
- a CDS encoding 2,4'-dihydroxyacetophenone dioxygenase family protein, which yields MTDTSQDQARMPYQLAMPAEAGRDIVVEHAIPQDDRIWVPQAENVWFRPLCLNASQGYWVNLLKVRKSGVLSRHRHPNPVHGMVLKGRWHYLEHDWVANEGGYVYEPPGETHTLVVPDDVEEMITMFQVNGVMYYVDPWGKHMGYEDVFTKIDMCRAHYTKIGLGAGYVDQFIR from the coding sequence ATGACAGATACCAGCCAGGATCAGGCCCGCATGCCCTATCAATTGGCCATGCCCGCCGAAGCCGGACGTGACATTGTCGTGGAACATGCCATCCCGCAGGATGACCGCATCTGGGTGCCGCAGGCAGAAAATGTATGGTTCCGCCCGCTTTGCCTGAATGCCAGCCAGGGATACTGGGTGAACCTGTTAAAGGTGCGCAAATCAGGCGTGCTGAGCCGCCATCGCCACCCCAACCCGGTGCATGGCATGGTCCTGAAGGGCCGCTGGCATTATCTGGAACATGACTGGGTCGCCAATGAAGGCGGATATGTTTATGAACCGCCGGGAGAAACCCACACCCTGGTCGTGCCCGATGATGTCGAAGAAATGATCACGATGTTTCAGGTAAATGGCGTGATGTATTATGTCGACCCGTGGGGAAAACATATGGGTTATGAAGACGTTTTTACCAAAATCGACATGTGCCGCGCCCACTACACCAAAATCGGCCTTGGTGCCGGTTATGTGGATCAGTTTATTCGCTAA
- the uvrC gene encoding excinuclease ABC subunit UvrC, with protein sequence MTSPATPSSTPRDIDLSLDDLHDGKAGRGVAAIKHALKTMPGSPGVYRMIDEKDRVLYVGKAKNLKKRVTSYTHIARLPLRIARMVAQAVRMEIITTHTEAEALLLESNLIKKLKPRYNILLRDDKSFPYILITEDHGYPRIVKHRGARAKDGSCFGPFASAWAVNNTINHLQRAFLLRSCTDAVFSNRSRPCLLYQIKRCSGPCVDRISKPEYDGLVDICRDFLSGRSKAILKQLEASMLDASEQMEFEKAAMYRDRIRALSQIQSHQDINLEGLEEADVISLHHEGGQSCVQVFFFRSGSNYGNRSYFPRHEQSAEIPEILSAFVGQFYANKPAPRQVLLSHEIEGQKLVEEALAINNGHKVELLVPQRGGKRKLVEHALTNAREALGRRMAESASQRKLLDGLADKLDLDSPPERIEVYDNSHIQGTNMVGGMIVAGPEGFMKNAYRKFNIKGDIAPGDDFAMMREVLTRRFARAQKEDPDRENGSWPDLCLIDGGLGQLGVAMQVLEDQGIDDVMLVGVAKGVDRNAGKEVLHIPGKEPVRLDQKDPVLYFIQRLRDEAHRWAIGTHRAKRSKQIGKSVLDAVPGIGGARKKALLHHFGSARGVADAGLADLEAVDGISAGIAKKIYDHFHGDT encoded by the coding sequence ATGACTTCCCCGGCAACGCCATCTTCCACACCGCGCGATATTGACCTGTCGCTCGACGATCTTCATGACGGAAAAGCCGGTCGCGGGGTGGCAGCCATCAAACATGCGTTAAAGACCATGCCAGGGTCTCCGGGCGTCTATCGCATGATCGACGAAAAGGATCGGGTCCTTTATGTCGGCAAGGCCAAGAACCTGAAAAAACGGGTGACCAGCTATACCCATATTGCCCGTCTGCCCCTGCGTATTGCCCGCATGGTGGCGCAAGCGGTGCGCATGGAAATCATCACCACCCACACCGAAGCCGAAGCCCTGCTGCTTGAGTCAAACCTGATCAAGAAGCTTAAGCCGCGCTACAACATCCTGCTGCGCGATGACAAAAGCTTTCCCTATATCCTGATCACCGAGGATCACGGTTATCCGCGTATTGTGAAACATCGCGGGGCGCGGGCAAAGGATGGCAGCTGTTTTGGGCCTTTTGCCTCGGCCTGGGCGGTGAACAACACCATCAATCATTTGCAGCGGGCCTTTTTGCTGCGTTCCTGCACCGATGCTGTTTTTTCCAACCGCTCGCGTCCGTGTCTGCTGTATCAAATCAAACGCTGTTCCGGCCCGTGTGTGGACCGCATCTCCAAACCCGAATATGACGGGCTGGTTGATATCTGCCGTGATTTCCTGTCGGGGCGCAGCAAGGCCATCCTCAAGCAGCTCGAAGCCAGCATGCTTGATGCCTCCGAACAGATGGAATTTGAAAAGGCAGCGATGTATCGCGACCGTATTCGCGCGCTGTCGCAAATTCAGTCGCATCAGGACATCAACCTTGAGGGGCTGGAAGAAGCCGACGTCATTTCCCTGCATCATGAAGGCGGGCAAAGCTGTGTGCAGGTATTCTTTTTCCGCAGCGGCTCGAACTATGGCAACCGGTCCTATTTTCCAAGGCACGAACAATCCGCCGAAATACCGGAAATTCTATCGGCCTTTGTCGGGCAGTTTTATGCCAATAAACCCGCCCCGCGCCAGGTGCTGTTAAGCCACGAAATCGAAGGCCAGAAACTGGTTGAAGAAGCCCTGGCCATCAATAACGGCCACAAGGTGGAATTGCTGGTGCCCCAGCGCGGCGGCAAGCGCAAGCTGGTCGAACATGCCCTGACCAACGCACGCGAAGCATTGGGTCGCCGCATGGCCGAAAGCGCATCCCAGCGCAAGCTGCTGGATGGCCTGGCCGACAAGCTGGACCTTGATAGTCCGCCAGAACGCATTGAAGTTTACGATAACAGCCATATTCAGGGGACGAATATGGTCGGTGGCATGATTGTGGCCGGGCCGGAAGGCTTTATGAAAAATGCCTATCGCAAATTCAACATCAAGGGCGATATCGCCCCGGGCGATGACTTTGCCATGATGCGCGAGGTGCTGACCCGCCGCTTTGCCCGTGCGCAAAAGGAAGACCCCGATCGTGAAAATGGCAGTTGGCCGGACCTGTGCCTGATCGACGGTGGTTTGGGTCAACTTGGTGTCGCGATGCAGGTGCTGGAAGATCAGGGCATTGATGATGTGATGCTGGTTGGTGTCGCCAAGGGGGTGGACCGAAATGCGGGCAAGGAAGTGCTGCATATCCCCGGCAAGGAACCCGTGCGCCTTGATCAGAAGGACCCGGTTCTTTATTTCATTCAGCGCCTGCGCGATGAGGCCCATCGCTGGGCCATTGGTACGCACCGCGCCAAACGGTCAAAACAGATCGGCAAAAGCGTGCTTGATGCCGTGCCGGGCATTGGTGGCGCACGCAAAAAGGCGTTGCTGCATCATTTTGGTTCCGCCCGTGGCGTCGCCGATGCCGGCCTTGCCGATCTGGAAGCGGTCGATGGCATCAGTGCGGGTATCGCCAAAAAGATCTATGACCATTTCCATGGTGATACTTAA
- the folB gene encoding dihydroneopterin aldolase, with protein sequence MTAGLKQDDNITTLPYADQAGSLRRVFVRDMVINTSIGVYDFEKEAPQRVRINLDLSVVEGEGPKNDDLDSVLCYEELVKGVRAICADGHVNLVETLSENIAAMCLTDRRVRKVCVRVEKLDVFEDVGAVGVEIERFNLAR encoded by the coding sequence ATGACCGCAGGTCTGAAACAGGACGATAATATTACCACCCTGCCTTATGCCGATCAGGCAGGCAGCTTGCGGCGCGTCTTTGTGCGCGACATGGTGATCAACACCTCGATCGGTGTTTACGATTTTGAAAAAGAAGCCCCGCAACGGGTGCGCATCAATCTGGATCTTTCGGTGGTCGAAGGCGAAGGCCCCAAGAATGACGACCTTGATAGTGTGCTTTGTTACGAGGAACTGGTCAAAGGCGTGCGCGCAATTTGTGCAGACGGCCATGTGAACCTTGTGGAAACCTTAAGCGAAAACATCGCGGCCATGTGTCTGACCGATCGCCGGGTTCGCAAGGTGTGCGTCCGGGTAGAAAAGCTCGATGTTTTTGAAGATGTCGGCGCGGTCGGGGTCGAAATCGAACGCTTTAATCTCGCGCGCTGA
- a CDS encoding SDR family oxidoreductase: protein MTENMPKTALITGAAKRIGRVVALDLAGQGYDIVLHCNRSREAADELAGEIRDLGRKCHVVCADLASETETAGIMDQATLALGPVGLLVNNASTFEYDDVKTATRESWDFHMEVNLRAPFVLSQDFARQLPDDRSGLIVNIIDQRVWNLTPHFTTYTLSKAGLWTLTQTLSLGLAPRIRVNAIGPGPVLPSVRQSQEDFDAQCRKTPLGIGTSPQQICDTIRFFLAAPAVTGQMLALDGGQHMNWAPCDRNELPVE from the coding sequence ATGACGGAAAATATGCCCAAAACCGCCCTGATAACCGGGGCCGCCAAACGGATCGGCCGTGTTGTCGCGCTTGATCTGGCGGGGCAGGGCTATGACATTGTCCTGCATTGCAATCGCTCGCGCGAGGCGGCCGATGAACTGGCAGGCGAAATTCGCGATCTGGGCCGCAAATGCCATGTGGTTTGCGCCGACCTTGCCAGCGAAACCGAAACAGCCGGTATCATGGACCAGGCAACACTGGCCCTGGGGCCTGTCGGGCTTCTGGTGAACAATGCCTCGACCTTTGAATATGACGATGTGAAAACTGCAACCCGCGAAAGCTGGGATTTTCATATGGAAGTCAATTTGCGGGCACCTTTTGTCCTGTCACAGGATTTCGCCCGCCAGCTTCCCGATGACCGTTCCGGGCTGATTGTGAATATCATTGATCAGCGGGTCTGGAACCTGACGCCGCATTTCACCACCTATACCCTGTCCAAGGCGGGGCTTTGGACATTGACGCAAACCCTGTCGTTGGGCCTGGCACCGCGCATTCGCGTTAATGCCATTGGCCCGGGCCCGGTATTGCCCAGTGTGCGCCAAAGCCAGGAAGATTTCGACGCCCAGTGCCGTAAAACACCGTTGGGGATTGGGACGTCCCCGCAGCAGATTTGCGACACGATACGGTTTTTCCTTGCAGCACCTGCCGTCACGGGGCAAATGTTAGCCCTTGATGGTGGACAACATATGAATTGGGCCCCCTGCGACAGGAACGAATTGCCTGTCGAATGA
- a CDS encoding calcium/sodium antiporter: MEQLIPYLQIVGGLVLLTAGGEFMVRGAVGLALLMGISKVIVGLTIVAAGTSAPEFVVSLNAALAGSGDIAMGNVVGSNIANILLILGAVAVLKPIAASRTTTIRDGGAMLLGTVLFIGLCMCGVIERWAGAVMLAVLIAIWYFTYKHDKKSPGDASSLHEDEADEVGEVPSGWFKPIIATVIGIVGLTFGADLLVDGGVTVAREFGVSEAVIGLTLVAFGTSLPELAASMVAAFRGHSDVALGNVVGSNLLNLLVIIGGVSIISPIAVPAQIAQSDMWIMLGVTVALLVVAYSAQRIGRITGAVFMAAYAAYVGTLFAG, translated from the coding sequence TTGGAACAGCTTATACCCTATTTGCAAATCGTTGGCGGACTTGTTCTTTTGACGGCCGGGGGCGAATTCATGGTGCGGGGCGCGGTGGGCCTTGCCCTGCTCATGGGGATTTCCAAGGTCATTGTCGGGCTGACAATTGTTGCCGCGGGCACATCGGCACCTGAATTTGTCGTGTCGCTGAATGCAGCCCTGGCCGGGTCGGGCGACATTGCAATGGGTAACGTGGTTGGCTCCAATATTGCCAATATCCTGCTGATCCTGGGCGCTGTCGCCGTGTTAAAACCAATTGCCGCCAGCCGCACCACCACAATCCGCGACGGCGGGGCGATGCTGCTTGGCACTGTGCTGTTTATTGGCCTTTGCATGTGTGGTGTGATCGAACGCTGGGCCGGTGCGGTGATGTTGGCGGTGCTGATCGCGATCTGGTATTTCACCTACAAGCATGACAAAAAAAGCCCGGGCGATGCCAGCTCGCTGCATGAAGACGAAGCCGATGAAGTTGGCGAAGTCCCCAGTGGCTGGTTCAAACCGATCATCGCCACCGTTATTGGCATTGTCGGGCTGACCTTCGGGGCGGACCTGCTGGTGGATGGTGGTGTCACGGTTGCCCGTGAATTCGGGGTTTCCGAAGCCGTTATCGGTTTGACGCTGGTCGCCTTTGGTACATCGCTTCCGGAACTGGCGGCATCGATGGTTGCGGCATTCCGCGGGCATTCCGACGTGGCGCTGGGCAATGTGGTGGGGTCAAATCTTTTGAACCTGCTGGTTATTATTGGCGGTGTTTCGATCATTTCGCCCATTGCCGTGCCCGCCCAAATCGCACAGTCCGATATGTGGATCATGCTGGGTGTGACGGTGGCACTGCTGGTGGTGGCCTATAGTGCACAGCGCATTGGCCGTATTACCGGTGCCGTATTCATGGCGGCCTATGCGGCCTATGTCGGTACGCTGTTTGCAGGATAA